The Deltaproteobacteria bacterium region GCGGTTGCTGCTGTCGCTGCAGTTCTCCAAACCACTGCCGGCTGGTGCCGCACCGGTGGTGACAATGAGCCGCGCGGCAGCATTCGACGAAGTCAAGGCGGCAGTTCGCGCGCCTGGTCAAGGATGGCAGCGCGGTGACTACGACAACGATACCTGGGTGGGCGAGCTGACAATTCCGGCATACGGCGACGCCACCAGCGCCTGGCAACTGGCCGTCAGCGCCAGCGACGGTGCCGGCCTTGCGCTCGATGCTCAACCCGCGACTCCAGCGCGCTACGCGCTCGCTAGCGGCGGCTGGCAGGATTACGAATCCGGACCGGATCTCATTCACCTCCTGCCGGCCAGCGCCAGTCTCGGTCCCTTCCCCAGCGTAACACCGACGCCGAGCCGGACCCGCCACCCGACAATCACGCCAACGCACACCCGCACCCCGACCAGGACCGCCACACCGACCTGGACGCGGCGGCCCACCTCGACCCGTACGCGTACCTGGACGCGACGCCCGACCAGCACCCCGACCGCCACCTGGACCAAACCGCCCACGCGCACCCGCACCCCGACGGCGACCGCTACCTGGACGCGGCGCCCGACTAGGACGCCAACGCTTACCCCCACCCGTCGCCCGACCGCCACCCGCACCCCCACGCCGACACGCCGCCCCTCGATCACGCCCACCGCGACTGGCTAGCCCAACATCCACAACCGGCGCACGCCAGCTCAGGTACGGGCAGCGCTCGGCCAACGCCGCCTGCGCCGGCGCCAGTTTGGGGGGCTTGACTCCCAACGACGCATAGATATATTTCGATGCGTCGAGAGGAGGTATAGAAATGAATTCCATCTTCGGGTTGCCACTCACCGCGCTGGCGGCGTACGCCGGCGACGCGCTGCCGGCGCCATTGTCGCTGCCGCTGCTGTGGGCGACGGTGCTGGTGTGGGCGATGATCGCATTGCTGCTGGCCGCGGTCGCCGGGATTGTCGGCGCCGGCGAGCGCCCGTTGTTCGCAGGCAGAAGCGCTGCGCGGCCGCGGCTGGGTCCGCTCGCCTGCGCTCCGTGTTGCGGCTACGCCGGCGGCTGACGGAAGGGCATGATGGCGAACTTCGTTCGTGCTTTCCGCGCCCTCGGCGACGCGACACGGCAGAAGATGCTGGCCCTGCTGGAGCGCAAGGGCGAGCTGTGTGTCTCCGAGCTGGCGCAGAACTTCGACATGACCCAGCCGTCGATCTCCCACCACCTGCGCATCCTCAAGGACGCCGGCCTGGTCACCGCCCACAAACGCGGCAAGGAGGTCTACTACGCGATCAATCCCGACGAACTCACCAAGTGTTGTGGCTTGTTCTTCGCGGACTTCGCGTGCTGCCGGCCGATGCTCAAGAACGTGCGGCGAAGATCGCGAGCATTGGCTGAAGGAGAATCGTAATGGACGAACAACTCGTCAAGGCCGATCAACTGCGCGACGCGGTGCGCCGGCGCTACGGCGCGATTGCCGAGGGCGGCACCGCGGCACCGGTGGACGACGTCGCCCGCGCGGTGGGCTACAGCGAAGGCGATCTGCGCGTGGCCCCCGAGGGCGCCAACCTCGGCCTCGGCTGCGGTAACCCAACCGCGCTGGCGCAGCTCCGTCCCGGTGACGTGGTGCTCGACCTCGGCTCGGGCGCGGGCTTCGACGCCTTCCTGGCCGTGCGCGCGGTCGGTCCCGCAGGGCGCGTGATCGGGGTCGACATGACGCCGGCGATGGTCGCCAAGGCGCAGGAGAACGCCCGCGCCGCGGGCGTTACCAACGCCGAGTTCCGGCTCGGCACCATCGAGGAGTTGCCGGTCGAGGGCGCCAGCGTCGACGTCGTCATCTCGAACTGCGTGATCAATCTGTCGCCCGACAAGCCGCGGGTCTTCC contains the following coding sequences:
- a CDS encoding winged helix-turn-helix transcriptional regulator; the encoded protein is MMANFVRAFRALGDATRQKMLALLERKGELCVSELAQNFDMTQPSISHHLRILKDAGLVTAHKRGKEVYYAINPDELTKCCGLFFADFACCRPMLKNVRRRSRALAEGES
- the arsM gene encoding arsenite methyltransferase, coding for MDEQLVKADQLRDAVRRRYGAIAEGGTAAPVDDVARAVGYSEGDLRVAPEGANLGLGCGNPTALAQLRPGDVVLDLGSGAGFDAFLAVRAVGPAGRVIGVDMTPAMVAKAQENARAAGVTNAEFRLGTIEELPVEGASVDVVISNCVINLSPDKPRVFREAFRVLKPGGRLLVSDIVWRTLPPEPVRASVEAFVGCIAGAALKGDYLRAIADAGFGDVRVVRETDASALLGEACACAPDPVAAEVIAAVGDGDDLRRLVASVASIAVSASKP